From the Lathyrus oleraceus cultivar Zhongwan6 chromosome 3, CAAS_Psat_ZW6_1.0, whole genome shotgun sequence genome, the window ttcAATCAATATATTTTAAAGTGTCAAATTATATAAGTAATTTAAAATTTATAATCTAAAAATAATTTATACTCGTCGGTACACtatcattttttttatattaattagtaaaattaattttttttataataatgACGCGAGGAAGAATCTTATATGTTACAATTAATTTAAATTTGGAGTTTTCcatttttatatatttatttatttatttatcaaataGTTTCATAGATATAGTAAAATGACATAAATTTTTTGAAGGTTTCAAGTAAGATAAAAAGGATAACCGAGAAATGAAGATCAGCGGCGGAGTATTGTGTGGTGGAGGTGCTCGCAGCAACGCCGTGCCTCTGTTTCTCAGCCGCCGCATATCTTCTCTTCacatctcttcttcttcctccATCTCCGGTAAAATATCATCTTCTCTTCCCTCAGCTCATTCTAATTGTTTAGTTTTTTCCTTTGTTAGCTTCATTCTTTACTTTTTCCCGTTGCAGACCATGTTTCTTTTGTAAAGGATGTAGCTGCAACTCAACCGCCTCAGCATCTCTCACAACTCTTAGCTATCTTGAAAACCAGAGGTAAAACACTATTCCACATTTTCATGTTATTAAGTATGAAAGTGTGTGGTCTGAAATTTGAAATAACTCTATTCTAATTGATTTTTGTTTGTCATGGTTTGTGTATAACAGGTGATACAATTATTTCTCCGGGTGCCAAACAAGGTTTAATCCCCCTTGCTATTCCACTCTCACAAAACAGCTCTGGTATGGGTTTACTAGTTAAGAGCTTTTATAACTAGTGTGTTTTTGGATAAACAACTTAATTATGTATTTATAGCATAAACACTTATCATATAAGTACTTATCTATAATCTATTTCGAAAGAAAAAATAACATAAAGTCAAATTCTAAGCTTTAAGCTGTTTTCTTAAACTATTCTGAAGAGCTTCTGGAAACAACTTATTGAAATGTCATAAGCTGTTTTCATAAGTTTTTTCAAACTATAGCATGGATGCTTATGCGAGTAGATATAGGCTCAAATAAATCGATCCAACATGTGCTAAACCTTAAACTTATGCGTGGTATTGTTGTGATTTTTTTCCGCAGGTGCTGTAACCGCGCTGCTGCGATGGCCTACGGCTCCACCCAAGTGAGGCTCCATCTTCATCCCTTTTTCATGGATAGTTTATTGTTCTGAATCTGATAGTCTCATAGTTGCAAACACCTGCAGATTGGAAATGCCGGTGGTGGAAGTGAGAAAACATGGAGTGTGGCTTTTAGCTAAGACGGTAAGTGAAACACCACTCTGGTGAGATTGAAGGAAATGCTCGGCGTAATATACACATTGATTAATGCAGGTTATATATTTGCTTCATACAGGTAGACCAATATATTCACAGGATATTGGTTGAAGAAGATGCGAAGAACAGTCAAGAGAGAAATGAAGAACTATTTAATGCTTCAGCTGATGCTGGGGAAAAGCTTTATAGAAAGGGTGATTTTGCGGAGTCTGGAATTTCTAACTTAGATGGTTATCTTCTAAAAGAGGTATTCATAAATTAGCAAACCTGTAATGCATCATCCACTTTCACAATCAATCATTGCAAGAACCTAATTTGTTTTTAGGTTGGTATATTTCCTGATGTCTTAGAGCGCAAAGTGAAGCGGCATTTTGAGGAAGGAGATCAGGTATTATAAGATTCTTTTGAATTTAATTTGTTCCACAAGCGTTAGTCACTAGTCAACTGATACATATTGATTATGTCTGTATGTGGAAGGTTTCAGCTTTAGTAACGGGGGAATTTTATGCAAAGAAGGAGCATTTTCCAGGATTTGCACGACCTTTTGTGTTCAATGCTGAGGTTATGTTGAGGTTGGTTGTAAACAGTTTTTATTCGGGCACTTCTTGAATTTGTTCAAAATGAGAAATCTGAACTTACTGCTATCAACTTTATATAGGGTTGGGCGTAAAGTAGAAGCTAAAGATGCTGCCAGGGGAGCTTTGAAATCACCATGGTGGACTCTAGGTTGCATGTATCAGGTACGGAGTCTTTATTTAAGTATAACGTTATGATTCATCTTTCTTTCTTTTTAACGTATTCACATCTATTTCCTCCCTTTTCGGGTATTTCTTCCGTGAATTTTACTTGTTTAGGACGTTGCTAATATAGCCCAATGGGACGATGAGCAAATTGAGTATATTAAAGAGAAAGTGACTGAAGAGGGAAGACAAGAAGATCTTAAAAAGGGGAAGGCGCCTGCACAGGTTTCGTATAGTGTCAACTATTTATTATGGCTATCATTATCGAACATGCATGACAATGGCATAAGCTGGTACACACATAAATCTTTCTTATTTTCACTTTCAAAACAATTGCAGGTTGTACTTGATGAGGCAGCTTTCTTGTTAGATTTGGCTTCTATTGAGGGAAATTGGGACGATTATTTGGAACAGATAGCCAAATGTTATGAGGAAGCAGAACTCAACGATGTTGCAAAATTCATTCTTTATAAATCGTAATTCATCTGGCAGATTTTTATCCATCTACAGGTTTCAGAATCTTCCCTGTTCGGCGTTTCCAGTACTTCATATTAGAGTTTTGGATATAATTGCTTGAATTCACATTTCATTCAATTCGACATCTCAAATGTCCATTATTTTTCATGCCTTACATGTATGAATAATGACATTAACTCTTAGTTCATCATATATTACTTTATGAGTGCTCGCATGTGAAATAAGTCAATATTAACTGGATACTTGCAATGTCTCAGTTACTTGCATCCCTTACCCCCACTGTCAGTTCTTGGTATGTTATTGCAAGTTGATGAGAGTGTGTCTCTAGTAAGACTGCATCAACAAAGTGAGCAGCTGCTAAAAATGCTTATGAATCAGAGACGACATCTTGTGCTGCTTGCTGACTTAAACCTTAGTTAATAGTTAAGAGAAGTATAGTTAGCTCTGATTAGTGGTGCAAGATATAGTGATGAAATGTACTTTCAAGTAAACATCATATGGTATCACGAGAAAGTGATTATTAGTTGaatgtgaaaaatgaaaataCTATAGGTGCATAACATTACTCTACATCAGAATTCCACTTTGAGCAATCTGGTATATCATTGGATTATTAACCTTCACATTCCTATATGCAGGAAATCATCATTCTTGCTTCTGGTTTCAGAGCAAAACATCACAACTCTCCCTTACACTTTTTTCATACTTCATTCATTCTATCTATCTCTCGTTTCTCATGGCATTACTTGTTCATTTCTAAGTGTATAGATTGTGTAAAAGACATTACTCGAGTTAAATTTCTCTTTTGGTTTTGGTGTTGGTTTTGGTTTTGAACGACTATTGTACACTTCGCAAAATTGATCCATTTGATTTTGATTTATTTGGGATACTCTTGTATTTATTCTCTTAGGTAATATGTCAAAGATAAGAAACTCAACAGGTGATGGAATTTTTGAAATATATGTAAGTTAAATGACACGGTGACCTGGTTTTTGAACTTGTTCACACTTATAGCATCCAGGCCAACAATCCGAAAGGAGTGAGGCTTGAGTTACAAGACTTCACTCGAGCATCATCCTCCGTAGTGGTGTTCAAAATCGAATCAACTTAATAGAAAACCGCTGATTGAACTAAAGTAAACCAAACTTTTAAAAAATTCGATTTGGTTTGGATGTGTCTGagtcattttttaataaaatcGCATGGTTTGGTTTACGATCtgtattttttaaattgaatcAAATCAAATTGTATTATGTTAGAATCAAAATTGCAAAAAACTACATTTGATTCAAATGTGTTGAGTCATTTTTTAACAAAATTGCACGGTTCGGTTTACgatttatattttttaaaaactTTTCCTTCACCTACATCCAACACAAATATAAATCTATTATACCTTATCATTACGATTACATTTTTATCATACATCTTATTCTCTAATCTCTCAACTTTTGTGATATCTTCTTTGATCTCTAGTCTCCTATgtttttgatattattttatgttttttattccaCTTTTAATTAATCTGGTTTTTTTATATTAAATGGATAGttatataaatatataatttttttgGTTGTTTGATAATGTATGAATTGTTAAATATAAAAGTTATATTGTCCTCTAAATATgtatatataatttttttttgtgtGTAAAATATTGAACCAATTCAAATTATATTGGTTTTGTTTGGTTtgattttatttctaaaagttAATCGAATCAAATTGAACTGCACGTTTTTTTTTCTTGCGGCCAAAACCGGATTGCAAACGACCATATTCACCTCTCtctctcatatatatatatatatatatatatatatatatatatatatatatatatatatatatatatatatatatatatatatatatatatatatatatatatatatatatatatatatatatatatatatatatatatatatatatatatatatatatatatatatatggatgGCATTAAGGCAAGGAGTAGCACAACATGTGAAAAGTTTCTCCAAATCCCATTTCTTGTTAGGGCTTGTTATCTCATGCAAACTTTAATTAGTGCTTGTATTCTTGGACCCCTTTCAATTAGTATAACCAAAGGGATATTGTCTCCAATCCACGAACAAATAcaagtactttatgtttatgGCTTGCTTCTCTTTGGGAATAGTTCAACTTTTCCTTTCCTAATTATGTTTTCTCTTACTATCTTCACTTGTTTGAAATGATGTGATACTGAGTTTGTGCTCTCCctctctttttcttcttcttttttttttacGTGGAGAGAATAATAATTTATGAGTTGGTATCAatagttttttttaataaaaataatccactttttaaagaaaattcccaaaatacccccgatttcaaaaaaattcccaaactaccccacttttaggaggagtcgccaattgaattggagactcctcttaaaacttgaatggaggcgccaattggattgactagggcaggtgccctagccagtccaattggcgcccctgtgtagggtttaagaggagttgccaattcaattggagactcctcaTAAAATACAATTTGTTTtggtaaatggtatacgtgatagataaatttgatataggaccactttatattaataaaatttatcgtttacacaaagaaacctaatggtgatgaccgggatcacctaaccgacctccggtcccacatcctctagctaccctaacccacgttgacgattttgtaccggtgtttgagcatctgaggggccaagagcgtcactaccaactacaggagaatgtctgttgaggtagtcagacaattcagcatagtcttcagtatgcatcgatggtgtaccgccgtagctgagctcatgacccatgccagagaagttgggatgtggttgactcattgatgggcgaccgagacggttgaagggagacatgtGTGTGAACGATGCGTCaaggaaaggttggaaaggttgttggggtgtttggtagagataaggttgttggatgttttggttttgtgatgtttgggcttcttgactacggtaggaggaggggcggttggtgttgaatgatcgttgtTCTGGCTTAGGtgactttggtagggtgatggggtgggtgcgaagcgatgttgagtctcaggttgatggtcaatttgttgctggtggtatggggtatgctcttggtattgaGGTTGGGTGTATGGAATattttggttgtatgtttgtgtgttggttgaacggaacgtttgacggacagggggttgtgtgtatccggtctgacactgttgttaggggtttgatgttgaggtgtcaggtgtgtaagtcatctggcgtgggtcgtacaagtacatatcctcggcgatgaactgaaaacaaaccgatttgtaccaagccatataagtacgacttggtttttcttcagttggcatgactgcgtcagttaacacatggtcatgacggtgcttccatttgtgacactccgatcttgcgaagctttgccatggattgaagtttcattggtcgttaactttgcacagatgccattctcctaggctagctgggggatctgggatattttggagcataccgaactgcagcttcacacgatcactgttgtgcatctccacagttgtgaaccgtattatcggtgtgcatgcagtccatacggccgcgtcttcagcgttgacctcatggtcatgatccaaattaaggtatggacgccaaatgaactgaaatgtgaaagaagatatGATTATAGTCAAtgtagaagaagttaacaaaatataacgaaataattaagttattttccttacgtttgtcggtcgaaggtgatccaacaggttgcgatactgagtaatacagtgtcttggacatctgttgtaactcataccacgtgcagaccatctacaccaaaaagtcaaaaaatattagttagaggtaataaactttaaagaagtaagtaaagatatatcaatttaaacaacttacttttgtgcatatggaaatgtgaaagggttgttattgacgggtgctagagacggtagtcttgaccaaccccatgcttgtagcaaaacaacacatccagaaaatgtagatgtgtctttgtgtgagtttttgcataatgagctatagagataggctagacaagcagatccccaactgtaacttcctattctatctacatgtctaagtaaaggtaaatacataatatgcatgctagaaccactaccttcggtaaataaaaacgagccaattaacagcataatataacacctagtttttattattcggGCATCTTCgatagaatgctcatctaagtataaactattatagtacgacttaaggcgtgagagtagtatgccttgacctcttgcattatcatctaacaaatcagtctccaagagctccatgcaaattgaatttgcatagttggttttaccattaacatccttaccttcaatgggtagtcccaaaagcatgtaggcgtcttctaacgtcacggtacactcaccggttgggaaccaaaatgtgtgtgtctctggtctccatctttcgtataaagctagaatgaatttgttatctattgaccaagacaaaatcttgcttatatgaccaaaaccggcgaagatgaaagaataaaagaaagaATATTCGTGGACCCTAGTTCAGAACCTTGATAaatcctataaaagaaagaataaaaaacttgactaagttggtatgttaaaataaaagggggttggtgaagatgaaagataaaaagttaacaaaagaaaaaacttacatatgttgcgatatttgcaaccgttcctctatgtgattcgcccatattgaggatagacattttgtcggggggttggtgtagatgaaactacaagaagttaTTGTAcatgaaattgtagaagaagtattgtagaagaagtagtgagagtgatggtgtggaagaagtgttgatgaagtggatgtatttataggcaaatagatgggagcatgaaaagttgtgcttgcgTGGTGTCTtcacttgaattggcgaccatgtacaacctttaagaggggtcgccattcaaattggcgcctccatagggacattcatgcaagacctaggtctgattgcttggtttcgaggtctgaatgcatggtgtctccacttgaattggcgcccatgtgcaaggaatgagtgggggcgccaattcatttggagtgtgtgtctgcatgtctgacacgtgaCGTCTTGTCTCTTGCATGCTGAAtatgtcacttcttagtagcttgcatggttgacacctcatttcggagtagcttgcatgtgcgacacgtcatttcagagtagcttgcatgtgtgacacgtcacttcgaactagctagcatgtgagacacttcactcctctatttaagtgtcttactatcaacatccaagacacttcactcacattcatctgcagtaagaaaatagttt encodes:
- the LOC127125661 gene encoding protein IN CHLOROPLAST ATPASE BIOGENESIS, chloroplastic, yielding MKISGGVLCGGGARSNAVPLFLSRRISSLHISSSSSISDHVSFVKDVAATQPPQHLSQLLAILKTRGDTIISPGAKQGLIPLAIPLSQNSSGAVTALLRWPTAPPKLEMPVVEVRKHGVWLLAKTVDQYIHRILVEEDAKNSQERNEELFNASADAGEKLYRKGDFAESGISNLDGYLLKEVGIFPDVLERKVKRHFEEGDQVSALVTGEFYAKKEHFPGFARPFVFNAEVMLRVGRKVEAKDAARGALKSPWWTLGCMYQDVANIAQWDDEQIEYIKEKVTEEGRQEDLKKGKAPAQVVLDEAAFLLDLASIEGNWDDYLEQIAKCYEEAELNDVAKFILYKS